GTTTTCACTATGAGTTTGAAATCACAAATAGATCAGGATATAAAGCAGGCCATGCGAGATAAAGACCAGGATGTACTGCGTACTTTAAGAAGCATCAAATCGTTAATTTTGTTAGCAGAAACAGAAAAAGGAGGAGGACCTGAAATTACAGAAGCTGACGAAATGAAGCTTCTTACTAAAGCGGCCAAACAAAGAAAAGAGTCGCTGGAAACTTTTAATGAGCAGGGTAGAGATGACCTGGCTGCCAAAGAAAAAACAGAGTTAGAGATTATTGAGCGTTATTTGCCTAAGCCTATGACTGAGGATGAAGTTAAACAGGTATTAGAAAAAATTATTGCCGAAGAAGGCGCC
This window of the Porifericola rhodea genome carries:
- a CDS encoding GatB/YqeY domain-containing protein, producing the protein MSLKSQIDQDIKQAMRDKDQDVLRTLRSIKSLILLAETEKGGGPEITEADEMKLLTKAAKQRKESLETFNEQGRDDLAAKEKTELEIIERYLPKPMTEDEVKQVLEKIIAEEGASGMKDMGKVMGRATSELAGRADGKQISNLVKQLLN